The Orcinus orca chromosome 4, mOrcOrc1.1, whole genome shotgun sequence genome includes a region encoding these proteins:
- the TIGD4 gene encoding tigger transposable element-derived protein 4 — MAEAPVDASTLPVTVKKKKSLSIEEKIDIINAVESGKKKAEIAAEYGIKKNSLSSIMKNKDKVLEAFESLRFDPKRKRLRTAFYTDLEEALMRWYRIAQCLNVPVNGPMLRLKANDFAQKLGHNDFKCSNGWLDRFKSRYGLVFRAQPVEATGVSVDPSDVWHQNILPYYLNDYHPKNVFNVKETGLLYRMLPTNTFAFKGETCSIGKLCKDRITLVVGTNMDGSEKLPLLIIGKNRNPHCFKGVKSLPVYYEANKMARMTSVVFEQWMRKLDEKFQAQQRRVVIFVESFPAHPEVKNLKSIELAFFPSCLSSKLIAMKQGVIKSLKIKYRHCLIKKFLSSVEGSKEFMFSLLDAVDTLHLCWRAVTPETIVRSYEEAGFKSQKGESDKTNAETDTGLDLVVHAQAAGVEFPEGLSIEEYAALDDDLETCEAAPSDDAVWTKESKADETGFYTSDEEDDGGSLGTELPLPSKNVAITALDTLKSFLRSQDMNDELHNSLADLEIFINSLSCK, encoded by the coding sequence ATGGCAGAGGCTCCTGTGGATGCCTCAACTCTGCCCGTaactgtgaagaaaaagaaaagtctatcCATTGAAGAAAAGATCGACATCATAAATGCAGTAGAAAGTGGTAAGAAAAAAGCAGAGATTGCAGCTGAatatggaataaagaaaaattcattGTCTTCTATTATGAAGAATAAAGACAAGGTTCTAGAAGCCTTTGAATCTCTGAGATTTGatccaaagagaaaaagactgagaacTGCTTTTTACACAGATCTGGAAGAGGCACTAATGAGGTGGTATCGAATCGCCCAGTGTCTGAATGTACCAGTTAATGGTCCAATGTTGCGTCTAAAAGCTAATGATTTTGCCCAGAAACTGGGACATAATGATTTTAAGTGCAGCAATGGTTGGCTGGATCGCTTTAAATCCAGGTATGGTTTAGTATTCAGAGCTCAACCTGTAGAAGCTACAGGTGTATCAGTAGACCCTTCAGATGTCTGGCACCAAAACATACTTCCTTATTATTTAAATGATTATCatcctaaaaatgtttttaatgtaaaagaGACTGGGCTGCTTTATCGAATGTTGCCTACAAATACATTTGCAtttaaaggagaaacatgctCAATTGGCAAGTTATGCAAAGACAGAATAACTCTGGTGGTTGGGACAAACATGGACGGCTCTGAGAAGCTTCCTTTGCTTATCATTGGAAAGAACAGAAATCCACATTGTTTCAAAGGCGTAAAATCATTGCCTGTGTATTATGAAGCTAACAAAATGGCACGGATGACCTCAGTTGTATTTGAACAATGGATGCGGAAGCTTGATGAGAAATTTCAAGCCCAGCAAAGAAGAGTGGTGATTTTTGTTGAATCGTTTCCTGCACATCCAGAGGTAAAAAACCTAAAATCCATTGAGTTAGCGTTCTTTCCGTCTTGTTTATCTTCCAAACTTATAGCCATGAAACAAGGTGTTATTAAAAGCCTTAAAATCAAATATCGACATTGTCTCATTAAGAAATTTTTAAGCTCTGTTGAAGGCAGCAAAGAATTTATGTTTTCCCTGCTAGATGCAGTTGATACCTTGCATCTCTGTTGGAGGGCTGTCACCCCAGAGACTATTGTTAGGAGCTATGAAGAGGCAGGATTCAAATCTCAAAAGGGAGAAAGTGACAAGACAAATGCAGAGACGGACACTGGTCTTGATTTGGTTGTCCATGCCCAGGCGGCAGGAGTGGAATTTCCTGAAGGCTTATCCATAGAAGAGTATGCTGCCCTGGATGATGATTTAGAGACATGTGAAGCAGCACCAAGTGACGATGCTGTATGGACCAAAGAAAGTAAAGCAGATGAAACTGGATTTTATACTTCTGATGAAGAGGATGATGGTGGATCTCTGGGAACCGAACTCCCTTTACCATCAAAAAATGTGGCAATAACCGCTTTAGATACTCTGAAAAGTTTTCTTAGAAGTCAAGATATGAATGATGAGCTTCATAATTCTTTAGCAGACCTTGAAATTTTTATTAACTCTTTATCATGTAAGTAA